ATCAGCTCGTGGCGCACAGCGGGAAACGGTTTATCATGCATCGCTTGTTCGTAACACGTTCGTGCTAAAGCACGCACAAGCCCCGCCACCATTACCGCTTCGTCCACTGTCTGGCAGACATCCGTGACTCGAAACTCTACTGTCGGGAAGCGCTCTGACATACGCACGTCCCAGTAAATCTTCGTCGCCTCCTCTACACTTTTCGTCTCCACCAGAGCTTTTACAATCGCTTCGTACTCGGCTATTGACTCAAAAATGAGCGGCGGTCCGGATAGGGGCCATCGGCTCCAAATCTCGGTACGATAACTTGCATAGCCTGTATCCGTACCCAACCAGAAAGGTGAGGATGCCGACAGCGCCAGGAGTGGGGAGAGCCACACACGGGAACGGTTCATCACCTGGATGGCTAATTCGCGATCGCTTATTCCCACATGCACATGACAGCCAAAGATGACCAGCTCGCGTGTAAGTTGTTGATAATCTCGCATCAACGTGACATAACGTTCTTTGGATGTGATCTGCTGTTCATCCCAGTGCGAGAACGGGTGCGTCCCGGCAGCCGCGATTTGGTTTCCGTCTTTTTCGGCTGCCGCAATCACTTCCCGCCGCAAACGGACTAGCTCAGAACGCACCTCTGCTAGTGTTTTACAGATTGGTGTACCAATTTCAATTTGCGATCGCTGAGCTTCCGGCTGCACTTCTTCACCCAGTGCTTTCTGGGCTAGAGGGAGAACTTTTTCTACACGCGAACACAACTCACGCGTCACGGGGTTGATAATTTGATATTCTTCTTCGACACCAATGGTGAATTCTTCAGTCTGGGATGACATGCCTGGTGTCTCCTTTGCTTAGAAAGCGAACCCTGTCTACCGGGAGCCGCAACTCTTGTGTCAATGGCAGCTATCCTACCCTCGAATTCTCCACGGCTTCCTTATGCTTAAGTTAATCGCTACTACAGAGCATTCACATATACCGGATGACATAAAGCGAGATCGCTTTTAGGGCGGAAGCACTTACTCAACTGATAACCTGATTGGAAGTGAAGTTCGTTCACCCCCATGAACTCAGAACATCCTGCATCTAGAGCCTTACTCGCCTTCCTTGAATCAGAACTATCTCAGAATCGCGCTCTTGGCGATTACCAAACCATGCTGAGGGCGCTATGGAACAAACGAGAAAATCCCGCCTTAACTCAGACTCCAACAAAATTGCCAGTGGGGTATCGGAGTCTTGCTGTACGAGAGTATGTGCGCCAAAACTTCGGCGCTTTACTGCCGTACTGGGGGCCAACTGCCATTCGGGGCGATCTAACCGAGAAGAAAGCGCATATCAGTACTTTTATTAGCCTTGTCAACGAATTACCTAACGATGCTGCTGAAATTAATAGAGTATTCGAGTCGGCTGCGAAAAGGGTGGCAGATCACATTAATGCCAAGTCTCCCATTATCCAATTACCAACGGCTGGTAAACCGCAACAGATATTGACCCAGTTGCTTGCTACAAAAAGCCGAGGCAGAGTTCAGCAAGGCGTCGTATATGCACTGCTAAAATTTTTATACGATGGAGTTCCTAATATCACCGTGCGTACAAAAGCAGTATTTGCTGGCGACGCCCAAAGCGGACCAAGAGGTGATGTTGAGGTAATTGAAAATGACGGTAAAATTCGGTCGGTATTCGAGGTTAAAGCTCAACGGCTTAATCTATCTATTTATGAAGAAGTTGTCCGCACCCATAGCGTCACTGGAGAGCGCGATTACCCGGTTTTTATTCTGGCTGATAATTTTCAAGCTGATTTGTTTGAAGAATACCAAGACGTTTTTATTATCAGGCTTCGAGACTTCTGTCTCACTATCTTGGCAGAGATTGTTTCATCCAAGGGCTTGTCCTCGGATGAATCAATTCGCCGTGTATTAGACGTTTACAACAGCGATTTTTGCGACCTGATTCAACAAGACAGAACGCTGCGAGTTGACTACTAAATGGCGCTTGATTTCGTGACCAACCCAAGCGACAACAGGCACTGCAACAGCATCCCCAAAAGCATAGCGACCAACGCTCTGGTTTTCTGGAATCCAAAAGCTATCTTCGACTCCTTGAAGGCGTCCATACTCTCGCGCTGTCATATATCGCATTTTGATTTGAACGGGTGACACAACGATGAGAATTTGCCGACTGCTACCACCCGATCCAGTTCGCAAGCAACCAGCAATTCCGTCGTCTCGTGTCTCCAGGCAAACTAAACCTTTACGCATCCGGCGGTAAGCCGTTAAGTACACAGTTTTTCCGCTTGTTCGCGCCAATTGCTTTGCGTTCTCTAAGCGCTTTTTGCTGTTGTCCCTGATGTAGGATAACTCTCGTATCAGCTCAGTATCCTTAAACCACTTCTGGTGGTCGTTTGTCTCCACTAAGTCGGCTAAAATTGTCTTCCTTGTTGGTAAGGGCGATAGCTCCAAAAAGTTCCAAGATAAATCTGGGTTAGCGATAATCAGCTTTTGAACAGCTAGCGGACGGCAAGGATGCTGGAAATAAACACTGTGATTATCCTCCAGGGTCTGAGTTACTCTTCTAGATTCAGATGTGTTCAAACCGATAATGAAAACACGCGGACGGCTTTGCGGTACGAAGTAGACCGCATTAATAATCAGAACATCACATGAATAGCCTAATTTGTTAAGTGAAAAAATAACTTCTCGAATATCCTTTCCGTTACCTGAGTTCAAAAGACCAGTAACGTTCTCGATCAATACTGCTTGCGGCAGTCGTTTCTCAGTGGCAAGCTCATTTAGGATACGAATGAATTTAAAGAAGGTGGTGCTGCGATCGCCTGTCAAACCTTGACGGTTGCCTGCTAAGGACAAGTCTTGGCAAGGAAATGAGGCTGTTACCAGCGTGACATCTGGAATATTACTGCCGTGAAGATTGGCTATATCGTCAATCTGAAGGTGAACATTGCCGAAGTTTTTGGCGTATATTTCACCTTTAACTTGATTAATATCATTGGCAAACACGCAGTTAAAGCCAACCTGCTCAAGCCCCTTACGCACTAAACCTATGCCTGCAAAAAATTCAGCAAATTGCAGGTGGTTTTGACGGGTGGCTGATTGCAAAGTTTCAATCACTAGGAAATCTTCTGCTCGGTTTCCATACAGTATCACAAGCGCCATCAACTGCTCACTTGACTAAAGCAGTTGTCACAAAGATTCTGGCTCATCTTTGTTTATCCTCTTTGTTCAGAGACGATAACTTCATGCGCCGACTCTCGCGAGAAATGGGCACCAAGGCTGGGGCTTGACTTTCAGGCTTACTTTCTTTCAAACTGACAACGACCTGTGAAAGTTGTGCGATCGCAGGAGCCTCAAATACACTACGCAAAGGTAACTCTACCCCAAAAGCATCGCGCACCCTAGAAACAAGCTGAGTCGCCAGTAAGGAATGCCCCCCTAATTCAAAGAAATTGTCGTGGATACCCACCCGCTTCAATCCCAAAACAGAAGCAAAAATTTTCACTAGCACTTCCTCAACAGCCGTCCGAGGCGCAACATAACTTCCTGCTAATTCTGATTTAATCGGCTCAGGTGTCGGTAAGGCTCGTCGGTCTACTTTACCATTCGGCGTCAGTGGCAACGCCTCCAGCACCACAAAAGCGGAAGGCACCATGTACTCAGGCAGCTTTTGCGCGAGATAAGCCTGTAACTGCGGCACCAACTTCCGCATTGCCTTCGCTTGCAAGGGATTATTGGCATAGGATTCCCACGGACGTAACTGTTCCTCTGGGTGGGATGGGGAGATGAGGGGCGAATTTTCCCACTCTTCCTGTTTCCTCGTGTGACAGCTTACAAATAGAACATCGTAGCGTCCTTCCGTACCGGAATCAGACCAGCGTATATCAACGCTGTAGGGTAATTCTTGACCCATCGCCCGCCAATCCTCTGGTTCCACTCCCCAATCTGGGAGTTCGCGCAATGCTCTGTGAAACTGAGCTACTGTTTTAAATTCTTCTGCACCGGAGAGCCATTGTGCCGCCTTAACGGCTGTCATCACCCGCGCATTAGGGATATGAGTAATGCCTAATATCTCTGGTTGGTTTTCCACTAATAACTGATGTACAGCAGATACGGTTAAGTTATTTTCGTACCAGTCTAGCCACTCAATAGAATCCCTCCCCAGCCCTCCCCGCAACGGGGAGGGAGCCGGAGTCTTCTGACTTTCTGGTGTTTCGGGAGGATTGAGCTGGAGTTTTAGGGAGGAGGTTTTTCTAGAATTTGTTTCAGTCCCAATATGAAGAATCACATTGTACCGAAACTGAGTCATCTCATTTTGCGCTCGGCCCCGCATTAACTGAAGTTGTACATCGCTAATTTGGGGAAAATTCTGTTTTAATGCCTTGAAGAAAGCGGGATCAATCACTAATTCCGTCTCTTGGAACACTTGCATTTGTACCTGTTGCTGCAACTGTTCGCGGGTGAGAGAAGATTCTGCTTGATGCAGTTGCACGCCGGCATGAAACGCTGATAACAAGGGGAGACTCCGCACATCGCCAATGAAGATAAAGCCACCGGGAGCTAACACCTTCACAGCACCTTCCAGGACATTCATCAGATAGTCAATACTGGGAAAATATTGGACAACAGAGTTCAAAATCACCGCATCAAAGGCTGCTGCCTCCACTCCCTCAAAGTCAGTTGCCATCCTCTGAAGTAGCCTTACTTGGGGTAGGGGTACGGCATGTTCCCTGACATGGTGTTGGATATACTCAAGTGACGCCCGTGAGAAATCCGTTGCCCAATATTGAGTGCAGTGAGGGGCAATTTGGTATAATAATAAACCCGTGCCGCACCCAATTTCTAGCACTCGCTTTGGTTGTAAAGCCAGAATCTGCGCGGATTGGTTGTTCACCCATTCACGCATCTGCTCTGCTGGAATCGGTTGACCGGTGTAGCTGCTATTCCAACCTACAATGTTGAATGTTGAGTCGGCCTCAGCCGTCGATTGCTCATAAGTCTCGTTGTACAGCATCTGCCATTGCAACACTTGTTCATCCTGCAATTGGCTTTCTTGGGTCTGCTGTTGAATATCTTCAGCCTTGAGTACAACATAAGCCACTAAACGCTTTTCCTCTGCATCTTCACGAGTGGTCACTACGTTTTGTTGCACGGCTGGATGCTGAGTTAAGACTGACTCAATTTCACCTAATTCGATGCGATAACCGCGAATCTTGACTTGCTCATCGAGGCGACCTACAAATTGAATATTACCATTGGGTTGATAGCGAACTAAATCGCCTGTTTTATAAAGACGATATTCTGAGTTATGGCTAAAAGGATGAGGAATAAATCGTTCAATTGTTAAATCGGAATGATTGAGATAACCTCGCGCCAGTCCATCACCACTAATGTACAATTCACCCATAACGCCAATCGGTACAGGGTGTAAATATTGATCCAAAACGTAAATTTGTGTGTTGGCAATGGGGCGACCCAATACAGGTATTACGGGCATATTGCCATACGCCCCCACTGTCTCTTTAACAGGAACAATGCCGGATGTGGCAACAACTGTAGCCTCCGTAGGGCCATAGTTATTCACAACCTGAAAGGGGTGGGAAGCGGAAGGATAATGATGAAGCTTGTCTCCTCCTGTGAGTAAGAGTCGTAAAGCGGTATTATTCAACCCATCTAATAACAGAAATTTCTCGGCTAAAGGGGTTGGTAAAAAACTAATTGTGATGGCTTGGGATACGAATTCATCCCGTAATCGCTCAGGGGAGCGTCGAATTTCTTCATTCGGAAAATAAATACTCGCGCCTATGCTGAGATAAGGCCAAATTTCCCACCCACAAGCATCAAACGCAAATCCTGCAATCTGGGTGGCTCGATCAATTGCTGAAATGGCAAATGCTTGTTGATGCCAAAAGACCAGATTTAACAATCCACGATGTTCAATTTGAACTCCTTTCGGCTTGCCTGTGGTGCCAGAAGTGTAAATAACATAAACGAGGTTATTTAATGTAACGCGGTGGGTTAGATTATCTGCATTTTCTTGGGCAATCCTTTCCCTATCTGTGTCGAAACAAATAACTTGTGGCTGATTCTTGCCAATCCGCTCAACCCACTGCTGCTGAGTTAATAAAACTGGCAATTGGGCATCTTCTAGCATCACGCTCAATCGCTCAGCCGGATAGCTAGGGTCTAAAGGTAAATAAGCTCCTCCTGCCTTGAGAATGCCTAATATCCCGACAACCATTTCTGGTGAATGATCTAGACAAAGTCCGACTAAAACCTCCGCCCCAACCCCTTGTTTTTGTAGGTAATGAGCTAGCTGATTACTCCGATTATTCAACTCCCGATAACTGATTTCTTGGTCTGCAAAAACCAAGGCTACAGCATCAGGTGTTTTTTCGACTTGAGCTTCAAATAATTGATGAACGCATCTATCTTTGGGATACTCTATTTGAGTATTATTCCATTCCACTAATAATTGATGCCACTCCGCTTCATTTAATAGCGGTAAGTCTGCCAGTCGCTGTTCGGAATTGGCAACAATACCCTCTAGCAAGGTTTGGAAATGGCCTAGCATTCGGGTAATCGTGGCTGCATCAAATAAATCAGTGCTATACACCACAAAACCACTGATGCCTTCTGAGGTATTAGCTCCTAGACCCTGATTTGGCTTTCGCTCCCACAGATGAAATTCCAAATCAAATCGCGTTGTTCCTGTATCCACAAATTGCAGTGGGCTTAGGGTTAATCCGGGTAACTCTAGGGTTTCCATGGGTGCATTTTGCAGGGCAAACACCACTTGAAATAGGGGATTTTGGTTTAAACTCCGCTCCGGATGCAGTTCTTCCACCAACTTTTCAAAAGGTAAGTCTTGGTGAGCATACGCTCCTAGTGCCACTTCTCGCACTCGACTCAACAATTCCCGAAAGGTGGGGTTACCGGTTAGGTCAGTCCGCAACACTAAGCTATTCACAAAAAAGCCAATTAACCCTTCAATTTCACTCCGGTTACGATTGGCAATGGGCGAACCTACAGCAATATCTTCCTGTTGCGTGTAGCGATAGAGTAAGGTTTGAAACGCCGCCAATAAAGTCATGAACAAGGTGACTCCTTCCCGTTGGCTCAAGGCTTCGAGTGCCTCGCTCAGATTTTTCGGTAATTGCAGAAATTGCGTCGCACCTTGGTAAGTTTGCACTGCGGGTTTTGGTCGGTCACTCGGCATATTTAGCACAGAAATGCCGTCTAACTGCTGCCGCCAATAAGCCAGTTGAGTGGCTAAGATTTCCCCTTGCAAGCATTCACGTTGCCAGTAGGCAAAGTCTACATACTGAATGGGTAATTCAGGCAGGATGAAGGATGACGAAGAGTTGGTTTGACCTTCCCTCTCTAGATAGGCACTGTAGAGTGCGGCTATTTCCCGAATCAGCACCCCCATCGACCAACCATCGGAGACAATGTGGTGCAAAATCATCAATAGCACATACTCGGCTTCATCCAATTGCAGTACTGTTACTCGCAGCAGTGGACTTTTGGATAAATCGAAAGGGCGCTGAGCTTCTTGGGTGATTCGTCGTCGTACTTCATTCTCGCGTTCGGTTTGGGGGTGCGATCGCAAATCGATTACAGGTAAGGATAAGGTTAAGGTGGGTGCGACTACCTGAACCGGTTGCCCTTGCACCGTGACAAAAGTAGTGCGTAACGCTTCGTGACGCCGCACAATTTCGTTAAATGTCTCCTCCAGCGCTGCTAAATTGAGCGAACCGCTGAGACGTACTGCGGCTGGGGTGTTATAGAAGGCATTGTTAGGGACTAACTGGTCGAGAAACCAAAGTCGCTGTTGAGCAAAGGAGAGGGGAAGCGTGCCTTCCCGCGAGATGGGAACAAGGGGGGTAGAAGAGTTGCTGCTAGTACGATTAGCGGCTCTTAGAAATGTAATAATTTCTGCTTTATGCTTTTGTATTTCTGCACGAATTTCTGGTGTTAGAGTTCCTTCAGGGGCGTTGCAGCGCAGGCGGTCACTCTCAACAAAAACCTGAATGTCTAAGCCACGAAGGTAAGATAAGAACTCAACTGTTTTCAAAACTAAATCTCACTCACTAGCAAGATAACTTGCCACTTCCAGAAAACTTAGTCATCCTCCATGAGGAAGAAGCTATTTACGGCTCCCTCTTGAGGCTTTTGCCCATCAACCAGGATGCGATCGCTTACTCCTCTTCCAGCTTTACCTCTCCGCCGCAAGAAGGCTCCCGTCATAATCTCCGATTTGGCGGGGAGATGAATTGCGGTCAGGATATATGGTATGATTACGCTAATTATACCAGCGTAATCATGCTTGTATTTGAGGCAAAACTTGAGGGACAAAAAGGGCAGTATGAGCGGCTTGATGAAGCTATTCGTACTGCTCGTTTTGTTCGTAATAGCTGCATCAGATACTGGATGGACAACAAGGGAACTGGCAAATACGAACTGAGTGCGTATTGCGCTGTTCTTGGTAAAGAGTTCCCTTGGGCTAGCAAACTCAACTCCCAGGCTCGACAAGCATCGGCTGAACGAGCTTGGTCTGCTATTTCTCGCTTCTACGACAACTGTAAGAGAGGTAAGCCAGGAAAGAAGGGGTTCCCACGCTTTAAGAAGCATCAAACTCACGGCTCTGTTGAATACAAAACAACAGGTTGGAAGCTGTCGGAGGATAGACGAACTATCACTTTTAGTGATGGGTTTGAAGCTGGAAGCTTTAAGATGTGGGGTACTCGTGACTTGCATTTTTACCAGTTGAAGCAGATTAAGCGCGTTCGGGTTGTTCGTCGCGCTGACGGGTACTATGTTCAGTTTTGCCTTGATGTTGAACGGGTGGAGAAGCGGGAACCAACAGGGAAGACCATTGGGTTGGATGTTGGGTTGACTCATTTCTACACTGATTCTGATGGGCAAACAATTGACAATCCTCGGCACTTGAGGAAGTCCGAGAAAGCACTCAAGCGTCTTAGCCGTCAGATGTCTAGAACTCAGAAGGGTTCTAACAACAGGGCTAAGAAAAGAAATCGCTTGAGCAGAAAGCACCTCAAGGTAAGTAGGCAGCGTAAAGATTTTGCTGTGAAATTGGCAAGATGCGTTATCCAGTCTAACGACTTGGTTGCCTACGAGGACTTGATGGTGCGGAATATGGTCAGAAATCGAAAACTGGCTAAGTCCATTTCTGATGCTGCATGGTCTAACTTCCGTAACTGGTTGGAATATTTCGGCAAGGTGTTTGGGGTGGCGACCGTTGCTGTCCCTCCCTACAACACCAGCCAGGACTGTTCTAGCTGTGGGGAAGAAGTTAAGAAGTCTTTGAGTACAAGAACTCATCAATGTCAGCATTGTGGGTTTGTTTTAGACAGAGACTGGAACGCAGCTATCAACATACTTGAAATTGCACTTCGTACCGTGGGGCACACGGGAACTAACGCCTCTGGAGACATCGACCTCTACTTAGGTGAGGAAATCCTCACTAAAGCTCCGGCTCTAAGCAAGCCGAGTCGAAGAAAGAGGAAAGCCAAGAAGTAATTCTTGGAATCCCCCACTATATTGCGTTAGCAATTAGCGGTAGGAGGATGTCAAACTATGAACGAATAGTACAAAGTCGTTTGGCAGAAGGATGCTTGACTTAGCCAAAATCGAAGCGATTGCGAAATCCTACTCTCCTCAAGAACTCTTTGCGGCACTGGTTTGGCAACGTCAGTTCAATGAGTTTGATGGCGAGGAAGTGATTACTGACCTTTCTAACCATCCTTCTTTATGGGCTAGCTTTCTGTTTACCAAACCCATCTTTGCACCCGATGAAAATGGTCTGAGCTTTGGTGGCGTAATCGATACACTTCTGGCAATGGCAAACTATCGTCCTATGCCTGAGACGAGCATCATCCATTTCATCCCCTATCCTGCGGATACGCTATACATCCTGACAGAGAACCAGGACACAGCCGTGTCTCAGCTTTTGGACTTGGGCAAAAAGTGGCGGGCTGACTCGGTAGAGGTGAGTGATGGTTCAAATGAGGAGTATGGTTTGCGGCTCAAACGTCGATTGAGGGCGCGATTGGAAGGAGCGTTATGGGGTGAGGACGTGCAACAAGACCGCGATGCCGTTGTGATTTCCTACTGGTGGGATTGAAGGATACTGCTGTTTGAAAGAGTAGATTATTAGTGATTGGGGTGATTGCAAGCGCGGTTAGCTGAGAATAGGGCAAGTTATAACCTTTAAAGATGGGTTAGACGTGGGAGCGATCGCCTGCGCTAAGTTGAAATGACAGGAAAAGAAGATACGTTCCCAACAAGTAGAGAGAGTAAGCTAAAAGTATTGACTCAGGCAAGGATAGCCGGAGGTGAACGCCATGCCCCCACTACTGAACAAAACCACCGACCAACGCATTGTTCATCATGGAACGTGGGAACAGTTCAAGTTCATCCAAAAGGGCTTTGATGGTTCTCCTGGGGTGCGGCTGTTTTACTATGATGGGGCGATTGAGATTCTCATGCCCGGACAAGACCACGAAACTTTTGCTCGCGTCATTGGTTACTTAGTAACTACCTTTCTGGTCGAGCAGGGAATCTTCTTTAAGCCCACAGGGGCAATGACTCAGGAAAAATCAGGAGTTGTCTCGGTTCAAGCAGACGAGTCATACTGCATCGGGAGCGTAAAGCCAATTCCAGATTTGTCGATCGAAGTTGTCTTCACCAGTGGTGACATCAGTAAGTTGGAACGCTATAAAGCTTTGGGTGTTCCAGAGGTTTGGTTCTGGGAAGATGGATTGCTGAAGCTCTATCATCTTCAAGGCAATAGCTATGAACCCATTGATCGCAGCCAGCTACCCGGACTCAGTGAACTCGACCTTGATTTGCTCAGACGCTGCATTTTGATGGCGGAGACTGACGCGGGAGAAGCCATTAGAGCATTCCGCAAAGAGATTTAGCGCGATTTGAAGCCAAGAATTCTAGCAGAGGCGCTTCCTATGACGATTCTTTGAAAGTGCGATCTGCGCTAGGCTAACGCCTCGCTAGGCTAACGCAGCAGCGCTTCGCTATCGCGTTTTGACAGGATGAGAGGGTGTAATGGTGTTAGAGGGTCAGCATGAAAGTTAGGGAAGTGATTAAGCTAATAGAAGAGGATGGTTGGTATCTAGCATGAACTAGGGGCAACCATCGTCAGTTCAAGCATCCAACCAAGTCTGGTTTAGTCACAATTGCAGGGAAACCATCTGATGATGCGAACACCTGGCACGTTAAACAGCATCTTGAAGCAAGCTCAACTCAAGGAACACAAGAAAGCAGGAGAAGAAGAGTAATGCGCTATGCGATTGTGATTGAAAAGCTAGAGAGCAACTATTCAGCTTATGTTCCAGATTTGCCTGAATGTGTCGCAACAGGTGCAACGATTGAGGAGATAGAACAACAGATAAAAGAAGCGATCGCTTTTCATTTAGATGGTTTGCGAGAAGAGGGTTTACCCATTCCCGAACCAACTATTCTGTATGAATATGTTGAAGCTTGCTGAAACACTTGCGAAATAACCCTAGAGACTAATGTACCGTCTCAGTCTAATAAGTAGTTAGGTTGCTTTAGTTCTCGGTTAGGAGAGTACTTGCGTGGTATTGGTGATTAGCCAGAAACCAGGTTGTTTAGAATATTTTTTCTACTCCTAGATCTGAAAGTTTAACTGTTTGCACTATCAGCAGTAATTTTATGCCTAATAAAATACATGAGATTTTTGAAGTCTCTGAGGAAGCTCTAAAAAAAGAGGGAGTGTTCAACGGATTTATAGATATTGACTCAAAGTTTTATATTGATCCACATCTTCTTGAATCTACAAAGGTTCCAGAACTTGAGAACTCATACCAGAGCTTCAAAAACCACTTCACAAAAATCATTCATCTTCTACAAAAAATAAAGAGTGATGAAGATAGATTCTTTCGTGCTGCTCACAAAGAATTGATATTTCCAGAATTGCCATTTGTGTCTTTAGGATATTCCACAGAGGGCACGTCAGGTAGTGGCATTGGATCAGGGATAGCTTTAAATCTAACCAAGACAGCTTGGGAAATCGTACAAGCAGGCATAACTGATCCAGTTGTCTTTGAGCTAGTCGGACTTATTGAAGAAAATATTGGCGCAGATCGAATCAGCGACATGACGCTCCACATCATCTATTTAGATTTGCTAGCTTACTCAGAGCGAGTTGCTAAGAATCTCAATTTAAATACTTGTTATAAAAAAGTACGCAATAGGGAATTTTGGCTTCCAACAGTTCCAGGTAGTAGTCCTACCGTATTTATTCCCCACGAAATTCTAAATGATCTTCCCGTTGCGTATGATTTAGGGGATATTGACCGTGTTTGTGCTCATAACGAAGAATTACGTAATCGTGTTAATGAGATTATTGGGGATTCGTGGAAAGATGCCACAGGGAAAAGAAGAAGAAGAATAACGAAACGTGAGTTGAAGCATATTCTCCTCCATTGCCCTGAAGTGCTGCGGGATTTAATTGAACAATACAAGAAAAAAACCGCTTATGACTTTGATAGAGATCCATCGGGGCAGCTTATATGGTACGACATTGCGAAAAAGTATGCCAATCTATTTCCACTCTTGTTAGATGTGGAGAAAGTGACACCTGACAACATTCTTCAGGTGGTTCTCAAGATATGTAATCACTTTAAAGCCTTGGTTGAGGCTAATGGATTAGCTGTACATTTCTGGAATGACTCAAAAAGCTTAAGAAATGAACGCTTTGCACAACTGCTTTTCTTTGGCATAGCAGATGCCTACTGTAATGCTCACAATCTAGATTTAAGTAGAGAACCTAATGCAGGTAGAGGGCCTGTTGACTTCAAAATCTCTAGCGGTTATAACACACGAGTAAATGTTGAGATCAAGTACACCTCAAATGACATCAGCTCAGGTTATAAGAAGCAACTTCCTATATATAATGCTGCTGAACGAACACAATACAGCATTTTTTTGATTATCAAAACCACTGAGTCTACCAAAGCTTTAGACGCTCTAATCAAGTTTAGGCAAAATGAAGTGACTAGTGGTAAGAGAGCACCAGAGATATTTGTTGTTGATGGAAGAATTTATCCCTCTGCAAGTAAAGTAAAGTAGCAGCAGCAACCTCAACTGATGCTTCTCACACCCTACCGTTGACTTAAACTGCCACTCCATCCGATGGCAGGGTGACTCGGCATCAGGAGAAGCGTGAAGCGAAGCTATCGCGCTAGCGAATCGCTCATTCATTCCCTCCCAACTTTTCCAGCAACGCTTGCCACGCCTCAATCTGCTGCTGCAACTGCTGGATGCGATCGCGCTTGCAGGATAAAGGGATGCGATCGCGTCCGACAGGATAACCTCACCCAACAAGCTACAAAGAGTAAGCTAAAAATTAAACAACTTTACTAAAGACAACCGGAATCAGTAAAAGAGTTATGACCCCGCTGAATATTTCGCTTCCTGAGACCATTCAATCGTTTGTCGAGCAACAAGTCGCTAAAGGAGGTTACAGCAATGTATCCGAATACATCCTGCACCTGATTCTCCAAGAACAAGCTAAAGCTGCACGAGTTGAGGCATTATTACTGGAAGGCTTGGATAGTGGCGAACCGATAGAAGTAACCGATGATTGGTGGGAGCAAAAACGCATTCAGTTAATGCAAGGACTTCAACAGACTCAGGAATGCGAATAAATACGACAGTGCTGCGATCGCGTTTTGGCATGAGGTGAGGAGATGCGATCGCATTTGGTATGAGGTGAAGCTGCGATCAGGGATGTTAGGAAGGGCGATCGCAGGAATAATAATGGGTGACAGAAACCGCT
The Microcoleus sp. AS-A8 genome window above contains:
- a CDS encoding carboxylate-amine ligase; translated protein: MSSQTEEFTIGVEEEYQIINPVTRELCSRVEKVLPLAQKALGEEVQPEAQRSQIEIGTPICKTLAEVRSELVRLRREVIAAAEKDGNQIAAAGTHPFSHWDEQQITSKERYVTLMRDYQQLTRELVIFGCHVHVGISDRELAIQVMNRSRVWLSPLLALSASSPFWLGTDTGYASYRTEIWSRWPLSGPPLIFESIAEYEAIVKALVETKSVEEATKIYWDVRMSERFPTVEFRVTDVCQTVDEAVMVAGLVRALARTCYEQAMHDKPFPAVRHELIRAAHWRAARYGLDEDLIDVGTMKTVPSRELVESFLTFVRPALEEYGEWEEVSSLVRETMQRGTGATRQREVYKRTGRLEDVVDFIVQETAKEVA
- a CDS encoding DNA cytosine methyltransferase encodes the protein MALVILYGNRAEDFLVIETLQSATRQNHLQFAEFFAGIGLVRKGLEQVGFNCVFANDINQVKGEIYAKNFGNVHLQIDDIANLHGSNIPDVTLVTASFPCQDLSLAGNRQGLTGDRSTTFFKFIRILNELATEKRLPQAVLIENVTGLLNSGNGKDIREVIFSLNKLGYSCDVLIINAVYFVPQSRPRVFIIGLNTSESRRVTQTLEDNHSVYFQHPCRPLAVQKLIIANPDLSWNFLELSPLPTRKTILADLVETNDHQKWFKDTELIRELSYIRDNSKKRLENAKQLARTSGKTVYLTAYRRMRKGLVCLETRDDGIAGCLRTGSGGSSRQILIVVSPVQIKMRYMTAREYGRLQGVEDSFWIPENQSVGRYAFGDAVAVPVVAWVGHEIKRHLVVNSQRSVLLNQVAKIAVVNV